Below is a genomic region from Streptomyces ferrugineus.
CACGCCGACCCGGTGACGTACCACGTCGGCGCCAACCCCGGCGTCGACCCCGCGCACATCCTGTCCGTCGCGGACGGCGTGGTCGTGCCCTGCGCGGACGGCCCCGGCCTGCTCACGCCGTTCGCCGAGCAGGGCCGCGACGGCGCGGTCGTCGCCGCCAACCTCGGTGTGGTCTCCGGGATGGGCGGCAGCCCCGGCACGCTGGCCTCGGACGCCGCACGCGCGCGTGAGCTGGGCGCCACCGAGATCCGGCTCTATCACGCCGGGTTGGCGTCGGACGGCGACCTGGTGGCGGTGCGCGAGGGGCTCGCCGCGCTCTGAAACAGCGGCAGGGCCGTCACCAGCCACACCAGGCCCAGTACGGCCAACAGCAGCCGTACGTCGAGCAGTTCGACCAGGGCCGCCCCGGCTGCCAGCCCGACCACGTTCGGCGTGAACACGAGCGTGTTGGCCGTGGCCGCCGCACGGCCGAGCAGCGCGTCCGGGGTCTCGCGCTGCACGGCGGTGAGCGCGGCGATCAGCACACAGGGCAGCCCGACGCCGCTCGCCGCGCTGCACGCCAGGGCCAACGGGTCGGACGGGACCGCGCGCAGGGCGGCGGCGACGGCCGTGAGCGCGATGCCGTACGCGGCGAAACGGCGCTCGCCGAGCCGTCGTAGCGCCGGGCCGGAGAGCAGCCCGATCGCCACCGAACCGGCGCCCTGGACGGCGTACAGCACACCGGCGTACGCGGGGGCGTGGCCGAGGCCGTCGATGACGGCGTAGATCATCGCGCCGTTGAGACCGGCGAACAGCATGGTCGTGCCGCCGGCCAGGACGAGCGGTCGCAGTCGGGGGTGCGTCCACAGATGGCGGGCGCCCTCGGCGGTCCGCGCCCGCCAGCCGCCGGCCGGTGGCTCGGGGCGGGTCTCGCGCACGCGCAGGCACGCGTACAGGCCGGTCGCGAGCACGAAGGTGACCGCGTCGAGCAGGGCGACGTGCGCGCCGCCGTACGCCGCGTAGACGCCGGCGCCGGCCAGCGGGGCGAGGAGTTTCATGCCCTCGTTCGCGGTCATGCGCAGCCCGTTGAAGTCGCCGAGCAGCAAGGTCGGGACGGCGTTCGCGACGAGGGCGGACTCGGCGGCGTCATGGACGACGCCCGCGGCGCCGTAGACGAACAGGACCGCGAACACCAGCCAGACGCGGTCCGGTGAGTCGACGGCGAACAGGGTCGGCAGCAGCGCGGCCAGGAGCAGGTTCATGCCGATCAGCAGGGGCTTGCGGCGGACGCGGTCGGCGAGCGTGCCGAGCAGCGGGCCGGCCAGGGTGGGCGCCCACATGGCGAGCAGGCACAGCGCGGCCAGACCGTCGGAGCCGGTGAGGTCCTTCACCCATACGCCGGAGGCCAGCCACAGCGCCGAGGTGCCGAAGCCGGAGACCACGACTCCGGCGAGGTAGAGGCCGGCGTTGCGGTGGCGCAGCACGCGCGGGAGTGCCCAGGTGGTGGTCGTCATGCCTGGCCACTGTGCGGCTGAGGCGGGGGCGTGCGGATCGGGAAAGTGCCTTAGAAGGCGCGCATGGCGCACCGTGCGCCGTAAGGCCGGGGCGCCCGGCGGGAATCCGTTGGAAGCTGTCGATTCAGCCACTGGGTCAGGTAAGGGGCTGGTCATAGCGTGGTGAGCCGTCCGAGCGGCCCTCAGGAAATGGCATTGCCCATGCAATACGTCGCGCCCATCGGCGTCGGTCTCCTCTACGCCCTCCTGATGTCCCTGATCCCGCAACCGCACCGGCGGCGCTTCAACGCGATCATGGTGGCCGGAGCGGGCGCCGCCTATCTGAGCGGCGGCGGGCTGGGCGGCTGGGAGTTCGCGTTCACCGCGGTGGCCACCTGTTTGGCCTATCGCGGCCTGGAGTCCTGGACCTTCATCGGCGCCGCCTGGCTGCTGCACACCGCGTGGGACGTCGTCCACCACATCAAGGGCAACCCGATCATCCCCTTCCTCCACACCTCCTCGCTGGGGTGCGCGATCTGTGACCCGGTGATCGCACTGTGGTGCTTCGCGGGTGGAAAGACGCCGCGGGAGCTGCTGGAGTGGGTGCGGGGAGCGAGGGAGCGGAAGGAGCCGCGAGGTCCGTCCCGCGCCGGCGATGAGTTTCGCCTCCGCCGCCGGTCAACCCCTCAGGAACAGACCCTTGAGGAGCCGGCCCATGACTGACACCACCCTCGACCTCGAACCGCAGACCCGCGTCATCGCCCGTCTGGCGGCCGCCGTCCGCGACGATCAGCTCGCGGACGGCACCCCGTGCCCGGAGTACACGGTGCGCAACCTGCTGGGGCACCTGCTCGGACTGGCCGTCGCCTTCCGCGACGCGGGGCGCAAGGACCTGGGCCCCACGACGGACACCAGCCCGGAGGCCGCCCTGCCGGACATCGGGCCGGGCTGGCGCGAGGAGTTGCCCAAGGTCCTCGCGGAACTGGCCGAGGCGTGGCGCGACCCGGCCGCCTGGACCGGCGAGACCCGCGCGGGCGGCGTGCCGCTGACGGGCGCGGAGGCGGGCGTCGTCGCCACGGACGAGCTGGTGATCCACGGCTGGGACCTGGCCCGCGCGACCGGCCTGCCGTACGCCCCCGCCCCGGCCGCCCTGCGGCTGTCGTACGGCATGCTCCTCGCGGCCGCCGACGACCCCAGCCGCGGTGGCGGCATCTTCGGTCCGGTCGTCCCCGTCCCGGACGACGCGCCGCTGCTGGACCGGGCGGTGGGGTTGAGCGGGCGGGATCCGCGGTGGCGGGCGTAGGCCGGCCGGGACCTGTTTCACGAGCCGTGATCAGCGGAGGGAAGGGAAGCGCCCATCATGTCACTCGCCCGTGTCCACAACTTCTCCATCTCGCTCGACGGCTTCGGCACCGGTGAGGGTCCGAGCCGCAAGGCGCCGTTCGGCCACGCCGGCGAAAGGCTGCACGAGTGGATGTTCGCCACCCGGTGGTGGCACCGGATGACCGGCGGGTCCGGCGGGTCGGGCGGTGTCGACGACGCCTTCGCGCGGCAGTTCGCGCCCGGGATCGGCGCCGAGATCATGGGCGCCGGGAAGTTCGGCTACCCCGGATGGCACGAGGACCCGGAGTGGAAGGGATGGTGGGGACCCAACCCGCCGTTCCACACGCCGACCTTCATCCTCACCCATCACCCGCGCCCGTCGATCGAGATGGAGGGCGGTACGACGTTCCACTTCCTCGACACCTCGCCCGCCGAGGCGCTCAGGACGGCCCGTGAGGCCGCGGGCGGCGAGGACGTACGCATCGGCGGAGGGCCCACCGTGGTCCGCGACTTCCTCGCCGCCGGCCTCATCGACCACATGCACGTCGTGGTGGTCCCGATCCTGCTCGGCCGAGGCGTACGCCTCTGGGACGAACTGGCGGGCCTGGAGAAGGACTACGAGGTCGAGGCCACGTCCGCGCCCAGCGGAGTCACACATCTGACCTTCACGCGCACCCACCGCGGCTGAGGCAACCTCAACTTCCTCTGCCAGAAGCATTGACGAAACATGCGCCCCCTCCTACCTTCATCGCGTCGTACTTCGTACGTCATATATGAGACGCGATACGTGAGATCCCATACGCGAGAGCCATCCCGCGAAGATCCGAGAGGCGCGCATGACCTCTGTGCCCACGCCGATCCCCTCGCGCACGCAGTTTGTGCTGGAGGAGATCAAACGCCGCATCCTCACCGGGCAGTTGACGCCTGGTCAGGCCCTGGTGGAGACCGAGCTCGCCGCGCAGTTCGGGGTGTCGAAGACCCCGGTGCGCGAGGCGCTGAAGACGCTCGCCGGGACCGGCCTCGTCGTGATGAGCCAGTACAAGGGCGTCACGGTGCGCATGGTGGACGCGGACATGGCGCACGAGGTCTACGACGTGCGGCTGCTCCTCGAACCCGAGGCGCTCAAGCGTGCCGTACGGCGCGGCGCCTCCCTCGACGCCGCCCGTGACGCGCTGACCCGCGCCGACGCCGCCACCGACACCGCCGAACGCTCCCTCGCCAACCGGGAGTTCCACCGCGCCCTGTATCTGCCGTGCGGCAACCCGCTGCTCGGCCGGATGCTCGACGAGGTCCGCGACCAGGCCGCCCTTGTCTCGGCCGTCGCCTGGGCCGCCTCGCCCTCCTGGGAGCGGGAGGCCGGCGAGCACCGGGAGATCCTGCGGCTGGCGCTCGAAGGAGATGCGGACGGCGCCGCCCGCGCCCTGCACGCCCACATCGCGTCGTTCGTGCGACGGGCCTTCCCGGACGCGGGAGTCGAGGCCCAGGGAGAGGACGGTCCGGCATGACAACGACGTTCGAGCCCCAGCGGACGGCCCTGGCCGACGTGGTGGCGATCCCGGTGACCCCGTTCGCCGAGGACGGGACGATCGACCAGGCCGCACATCGGGCCCTGCTGCGTCGTCTGCTCGACGGGGGCGTCAGCACGCTCACCCCCAACGGCAACACCGGCGAGTTCTACGCCCTCACCCCCGAAGAGCGCCGCCTCGTCACCGAGTTGACCGTCGACGAGGCCGGCGACCGGTCCGTGATCCTCGTGGGCGTCGGGCACGACATCCCCACCGCCGTCGCCTCCGCCCGGCACGCCCGCGAACTCGGCGCCCAGATGGTGATGGTCCACCAGCCGGTCCACCCGTACGTCGCCCAGCGCGGCTGGGTCGACTACCACCGCGCCATCGCCGAGTCCGTGCCCGAGCTCGGCGTCGTGCCGTACATCCGCAACGCCCAGCTCAGCGGCGCGCGCCTGGCCGAACTCGCCGACCACTGCCCGAACGTCATCGGCGTGAAGTACGCCGTCCCGGACGCCGCCAAGTTCGCCGCCTTCGCCCGCGACGCCGGCCTCGAGCGGTTCGTGTGGGTCGCCGGGCTCGCCGAGCCGTACGCGCCCTCGTACTTCTCGGCGGGCGCCACCGGCTTCACCTCGGGCCTCGTGAACGTCGCCCCGTCCGTTTCGCTGAACATGATCGAAGCGCTTCGATCCGGGGACTACCCCGGCGCGATGAAGGTCTGGGAGCAGATCCGCCGCTTCGAGGAGCTGCGCGCCGCGAACGGCTCCGCCGACAACGTCACCGTCGTCAAGGAGGCCCTCGCCTCCCTCGGCCTGTGCCGCCGCGACGTCCGCCCGCCGAGCAGGGAGCTGCCCGAGGACGAGCGCGCCGAGGTCGCCGCGATAGCCGCCGGGTGGTCGATATGACCGGCAGAGAGCGCAAGCGCCCCGAGGAACTGCGCAGCCATCAGTGGTACGGCACCGAGGGCCAGCTGCGCACCTGGTCGCACAACGCCCGCATGCGCCAGCTCGGCTACGAGGCGGAGGAGTACCGGGGCCGCCCGGTGATCGCCGTCCTCAACACCTGGTCCGACATCAACCCCTGCCACGTCCATCTGCGCGAGCGGGCCGAGGCGGTCAAGCGGGGGGTGTGGCAGGCCGGGGGCTTCCCGCTCGAGTTCCCGGTCGCCACGCTCTCGGAGACGTACCAGAAGCCGACCCCGATGCTCTACCGCAACCTCCTCGCGATGGAGACGGAGGAGCTGCTGCGGTCGTATCCGATCGACGCGGCGGTGCTGCTCGGCGGCTGCGACAAGTCGACGCCGGCGCTGCTCATGGGCGCGGCCTCGGCCGACGTACCGTCGATCTTCGTGCCCGCCGGGCCGATGCTGCCGGGGCACTGGCGCGGTGAGACCCTCGGGTCCGGCACCGACATGTGGAAGTACTGGGACGAGCACCGCGCGGGCAACCTGACCGACTGCGAACTGCGGGAGCTCCAGGGCGGATTGGCGCGTTCACCGGGTCACTGCATGACCATGGGCACCGCGTCCACGATGACCGCGGCGGCGGAGGCCCTCGGCATGACCCTGCCGGGCGCCTCCTCGATCCCGGCCGTCGACTCGGGGCACGAGCGGATGGCCGCCGCCTCCGGGCGCCGCGCCGTGGAGCTCGCCTGGACCGCCCTCAGGCCCTCCGAGATCCTCAGCCGTGCGGCCTTCGAGGACGCCGTCACCACCGTCCTCGGGCTCTGCGGCTCCACCAACGCGGTGATCCACCTGATCGCCATGGCGGGACGCTCTCAAGTGCCGCTCTCCCTCGACGACTTCGACCGCATCGCGCGCACCGTGCCGGTGCTCGCGAACGTCCGGCCCGGCGGACAGACGTACCTCATGGAGGACTTCCACTTCGCCGGCGGCCTGCCCGCCTTCCTCTCACGGATCACCGACCTGCTGCACCTGGACCGGCCGACGGTCAACGGCACCCTGGGTGAGCAGAT
It encodes:
- a CDS encoding MFS transporter translates to MTTTTWALPRVLRHRNAGLYLAGVVVSGFGTSALWLASGVWVKDLTGSDGLAALCLLAMWAPTLAGPLLGTLADRVRRKPLLIGMNLLLAALLPTLFAVDSPDRVWLVFAVLFVYGAAGVVHDAAESALVANAVPTLLLGDFNGLRMTANEGMKLLAPLAGAGVYAAYGGAHVALLDAVTFVLATGLYACLRVRETRPEPPAGGWRARTAEGARHLWTHPRLRPLVLAGGTTMLFAGLNGAMIYAVIDGLGHAPAYAGVLYAVQGAGSVAIGLLSGPALRRLGERRFAAYGIALTAVAAALRAVPSDPLALACSAASGVGLPCVLIAALTAVQRETPDALLGRAAATANTLVFTPNVVGLAAGAALVELLDVRLLLAVLGLVWLVTALPLFQSAASPSRTATRSPSDANPA
- a CDS encoding DUF6010 family protein; its protein translation is MQYVAPIGVGLLYALLMSLIPQPHRRRFNAIMVAGAGAAYLSGGGLGGWEFAFTAVATCLAYRGLESWTFIGAAWLLHTAWDVVHHIKGNPIIPFLHTSSLGCAICDPVIALWCFAGGKTPRELLEWVRGARERKEPRGPSRAGDEFRLRRRSTPQEQTLEEPAHD
- a CDS encoding TIGR03086 family metal-binding protein → MTDTTLDLEPQTRVIARLAAAVRDDQLADGTPCPEYTVRNLLGHLLGLAVAFRDAGRKDLGPTTDTSPEAALPDIGPGWREELPKVLAELAEAWRDPAAWTGETRAGGVPLTGAEAGVVATDELVIHGWDLARATGLPYAPAPAALRLSYGMLLAAADDPSRGGGIFGPVVPVPDDAPLLDRAVGLSGRDPRWRA
- a CDS encoding dihydrofolate reductase family protein; protein product: MSLARVHNFSISLDGFGTGEGPSRKAPFGHAGERLHEWMFATRWWHRMTGGSGGSGGVDDAFARQFAPGIGAEIMGAGKFGYPGWHEDPEWKGWWGPNPPFHTPTFILTHHPRPSIEMEGGTTFHFLDTSPAEALRTAREAAGGEDVRIGGGPTVVRDFLAAGLIDHMHVVVVPILLGRGVRLWDELAGLEKDYEVEATSAPSGVTHLTFTRTHRG
- a CDS encoding GntR family transcriptional regulator, which codes for MTSVPTPIPSRTQFVLEEIKRRILTGQLTPGQALVETELAAQFGVSKTPVREALKTLAGTGLVVMSQYKGVTVRMVDADMAHEVYDVRLLLEPEALKRAVRRGASLDAARDALTRADAATDTAERSLANREFHRALYLPCGNPLLGRMLDEVRDQAALVSAVAWAASPSWEREAGEHREILRLALEGDADGAARALHAHIASFVRRAFPDAGVEAQGEDGPA
- a CDS encoding dihydrodipicolinate synthase family protein, whose product is MTTTFEPQRTALADVVAIPVTPFAEDGTIDQAAHRALLRRLLDGGVSTLTPNGNTGEFYALTPEERRLVTELTVDEAGDRSVILVGVGHDIPTAVASARHARELGAQMVMVHQPVHPYVAQRGWVDYHRAIAESVPELGVVPYIRNAQLSGARLAELADHCPNVIGVKYAVPDAAKFAAFARDAGLERFVWVAGLAEPYAPSYFSAGATGFTSGLVNVAPSVSLNMIEALRSGDYPGAMKVWEQIRRFEELRAANGSADNVTVVKEALASLGLCRRDVRPPSRELPEDERAEVAAIAAGWSI
- the araD gene encoding L-arabinonate dehydratase; amino-acid sequence: MTGRERKRPEELRSHQWYGTEGQLRTWSHNARMRQLGYEAEEYRGRPVIAVLNTWSDINPCHVHLRERAEAVKRGVWQAGGFPLEFPVATLSETYQKPTPMLYRNLLAMETEELLRSYPIDAAVLLGGCDKSTPALLMGAASADVPSIFVPAGPMLPGHWRGETLGSGTDMWKYWDEHRAGNLTDCELRELQGGLARSPGHCMTMGTASTMTAAAEALGMTLPGASSIPAVDSGHERMAAASGRRAVELAWTALRPSEILSRAAFEDAVTTVLGLCGSTNAVIHLIAMAGRSQVPLSLDDFDRIARTVPVLANVRPGGQTYLMEDFHFAGGLPAFLSRITDLLHLDRPTVNGTLGEQIEGAVVHNDDVIRTRDNPVAGEGGVAVLRGNLCPDGAVIKHIAAERHLLKHTGPAVVFDDYKTMQRTINDPSLGITADSVLVLRNAGPKGGPGMPEYGMLPIPDQLLKQGVRDMVRISDARMSGTSYGACALHVAPESYVGGPLALVRTGDPITLDVEARTLQLNVDDEELERRRAEWTPPPARYERGYGALYNEQITQADTGCDFEFLARSGRVADPHAG